From one Lysinibacillus sp. G4S2 genomic stretch:
- a CDS encoding site-specific integrase: MTKKKGIFDIQIEQPLIQVKKRKEKRNDMTIEQALSVILKQLEVSGCRERTLYDYRTIVHYFIRDTNVVYLIDITSDVIYSWLEQMNVKNTTKLTRLKCFKAFLGRCFDNGWFTNKFWRSVNIKVDTEIKEGATDEDVNLLLSVLDYTKFLDLRNATAILLMYRCGLRIGTIARMKEKHVDFVNQRLQLDGEVMKNHKGLILPLDEQMSVLLQIMMKQNDLIRDEYKEVNDNLFITIKGKPTTNSVTSNSIQKQLRNYTVKYGIKNINPHALRRGFAKNLYAKSNDLLLVSKALGHNDLSVTTKYLHTELTDVSDKLRNYL; this comes from the coding sequence AAAAAGCGAAAAGAAAAACGTAATGATATGACAATTGAACAAGCATTGTCAGTAATTCTAAAGCAACTTGAAGTTAGTGGTTGTCGTGAAAGAACGTTGTATGACTATCGTACAATCGTTCATTACTTTATCAGAGATACAAATGTTGTGTATCTGATAGATATAACTAGCGATGTAATTTATTCTTGGCTGGAACAGATGAACGTCAAAAATACAACTAAATTAACACGTTTAAAGTGTTTCAAAGCATTTCTGGGACGTTGTTTTGATAATGGATGGTTCACGAATAAGTTTTGGCGGTCAGTAAATATAAAAGTGGATACTGAAATTAAAGAAGGTGCAACAGATGAAGATGTGAATTTACTTTTGTCTGTTCTTGACTATACAAAATTTCTTGATTTAAGGAATGCCACTGCAATTTTATTGATGTATCGTTGTGGATTAAGGATTGGAACTATTGCACGAATGAAAGAAAAACATGTTGATTTTGTTAATCAAAGACTACAACTTGACGGAGAAGTCATGAAGAATCATAAAGGATTAATTTTACCTTTAGATGAACAAATGTCTGTTCTACTGCAAATTATGATGAAGCAGAATGATCTGATAAGAGATGAATACAAAGAAGTTAATGATAACTTGTTTATCACGATTAAAGGAAAGCCAACAACCAATTCCGTTACGTCTAATTCAATTCAAAAGCAACTTAGAAATTACACAGTTAAGTACGGAATTAAAAATATAAATCCACATGCATTAAGACGTGGATTCGCAAAAAACTTATATGCGAAGTCCAATGATTTGTTATTGGTTTCAAAAGCACTAGGACACAATGATTTGTCTGTAACGACCAAATATCTACATACTGAATTAACTGATGTATCAGATAAATTAAGAAATTATCTTTAA
- a CDS encoding YjcQ family protein produces the protein MNRKKLIYSILKELEQGNEPKKMDYDLDFEQWGEIAVLIKDEGYAKSIGVQYADNTVYYVSFGSAKITMKGIEFLEENNAWSKTYKGIKEIRDWLKL, from the coding sequence ATGAATAGAAAGAAGTTAATTTACAGTATCTTAAAGGAATTGGAACAAGGAAATGAACCGAAAAAAATGGATTATGATTTGGATTTTGAACAGTGGGGGGAAATCGCTGTACTAATTAAGGATGAAGGGTATGCTAAAAGTATTGGGGTACAATATGCTGATAATACTGTTTATTATGTAAGCTTTGGTTCTGCAAAGATAACAATGAAAGGAATTGAATTTTTAGAAGAAAATAATGCTTGGTCAAAAACTTATAAGGGAATAAAAGAAATTCGCGATTGGCTGAAGCTATAA